One stretch of Xiphophorus hellerii strain 12219 chromosome 21, Xiphophorus_hellerii-4.1, whole genome shotgun sequence DNA includes these proteins:
- the gars1 gene encoding glycine--tRNA ligase gives MLLLRIAASALLRTTTEIPSLCPLFTARFVRLSLRHPPGRRPFSASVCLCSKKQRSLWVQLTEGQTMGDGNFEEILAPLRQAVKEQGDLVRKMKQEGAPDVDVTKAVAELKARKRTLEAKELSLQPKDDIVDRTKMEDTLKRRFFYDQAFAIYGGVSGLYDFGPVGCALKNNILQVWRQHFIQEEQILEIDCTMLTPEPVLKTSGHVEKFADYMVKDVKNGECFRADHLLKAHLQKLMSDKKCAAEKKAEMDSVITQLDNYSQQELTDLFVKYNVKSPTTGNELTAPISFNLMFQTSIGPGGNMPGYLRPETAQGIFLNFKRLLEFNQGKLPFAAAQIGNSFRNEISPRSGLIRVREFTMAEIEHFVDPTEKVHPKFSSVADLDIMLYSSKAQTSGQSAHIMRLGDAVEQEVINNSVLGYFIGRIYLYLTKVGVAKDKLRFRQHMDNEMAHYACDCWDAETKTSYGWIEIVGCADRSCYDLKCHARATKVPLVAEKPLKEPKTVNVVQFEPNKGAIGKAYKKDAKLAMEYLAVCDECFIAEQEQLLNDNGEFTIETEGKTFKLTKEMVGVKRFQKTLHVEEVVPSVIEPSFGIGRIMYTIFEHTFHIREGDEQRTYFSFPATVAPFKCSVLPLSQNQEFMPFVKELSEAMTKNGVSHKVDDSSGSIGRRYARTDEIGVAFGITIDFDTVNKTPHTATLRDRDSMRQIRAEVNKLPVIVRDLANGTLTWAEVESEYPIFEGQETSKKETIEE, from the exons ATGCTTCTTCTCCGCATCGCTGCATCAGCTCTGCTGAGGACCACCACTGAGATTCCCTCCCTCTGTCCGCTATTCACGGCCCGCTTCGTCCGGTTGTCGCTTCGCCATCCGCCCGGAAGAAGACCTTTTTCAGCGTCGGTCTGTCTGTGTAGTAAGAAGCAGAGGAGCCTCTGGGTGCAGCTCACGGAAGGACAAACCATGGGGGACGGCAACTTTGAGGAGATTCTCGCCCCTTTGAGGCAGGCAGTCAAAGAACAG GGGGACCTGGTACGCAAAATGAAACAGGAAGGAGCTCCTGATGTGGATGTGACCAAAGCCGTTGCAGAATTGAAAGCAAGGAAGAGGACTTTAGAGGCCAAG GAGCTGTCGCTGCAACCCAAAGATGATATTGTTGACAGAACCAAGATGGAGGACACCCTGAAGAGGCGGTTCTTCTATGATCAGGCCTTTGCCATCTATGGAG GTGTGAGCGGCCTGTATGACTTTGGCCCTGTTGGCTGTGCCCTAAAGAACAACATCCTGCAGGTGTGGAGGCAGCACTTCATCCAGGAGGAGCAGATCCTGGAGATCGATTGCACCATGCTGACTCCTGAGCCTGTCCTCAA GACATCTGGACATGTGGAAAAGTTTGCAGATTACATGGTGAAAGATGTCAAAAATGGCGAATGCTTCAGGGCTGACCACCTTCTGAAAG CTCATCTCCAGAAGCTCATGTCTGATAAGAAATGTGCAGCTGAGAAAAAGGCAGAGATGGACAGTGTCATCACTCAG tTGGACAACTACTCCCAACAAGAGCTGACGGAcctttttgtgaaatacaacGTCAAGTCTCCCACCACAGGAAATGAGCTCACCGCTCCCATCTCCTTCAATCTGATGTTTCAGACATCCATCGGACCAGGAGGGAATATGCCAGG CTATCTGAGGCCTGAAACTGCTCAGGGAATCTTCCTCAACTTTAAGCGGCTCCTAGAGTTCAACCAGGGGAAACTTCCCTTTGCCGCTGCTCAGATTGGAAACTCTTTCAGGAATGAAATCTCTCCTCGCTCTGGACTCATTCGGGTTAG GGAGTTCACCATGGCTGAGATCGAGCACTTTGTGGATCCAACTGAGAAGGTCCATCCTAAATTCTCCAGTGTGGCAGACCTGGACATCATGTTATACTCATCCAAAGCACAGACAAGTGGCCAGTCAGCCCATATCATGAGGCTGGGAGACGCTGTGGAACAA GAAGTGATTAATAACTCTGTCCTGGGATATTTTATTGGGAGGATTTACCTCTACCTTACGAAAGTTGGTGTTGCCAAAGATAAGCTGCGTTTCCGACAGCATATGGACAACGAGATGGCTCACTACGCCTGTGACTGTTGGGATGCTGAAACCAAGACCTCCTAC GGTTGGATTGAGATCGTGGGCTGTGCTGACCGGTCTTGTTACGATCTGAAGTGTCATGCAAGAGCCACAAAGGTCCCGCTAGTTGCCGAGAAACCTCTGAAAGAGCCT AAAACCGTTAATGTCGTCCAGTTTGAGCCCAACAAAGGAGCAATTGGGAAGGCTTATAAAAAGGATGCTAAGTTAGCAATGGAATATCTGGCGGTGTGTGACGAATGCTTCATTGCAGAGCAGGAACAGCTGCTGAATGATAATGG AGAGTTCACAATCGAGACTGAAGGGAAGACCTTTAAACTCACAAAGGAAATGGTCGGAGTAAAGAGATTCCAGAAGACCTTGCATG TGGAGGAAGTTGTTCCCAGTGTCATTGAACCCTCCTTTGGAATCGGTAGAATTATGTACACCATCTTTGAACACACATTCCACATCAGAGAAGGCGATGAGCAGAGAACG TACTTTAGCTTCCCTGCGACTGTAGCTCCATTCAAATGTTCTGTCTTACCTCTGAGCCAAAACCAAGAGTTCATGCCTTTCGTGAAGGAGCTAT CCGAGGCCATGACCAAAAATGGCGTGTCACACAAGGTGGACGACTCCTCCGGATCCATCGGGAGGCGCTACGCTAGGACAGACGAGATCGGCGTGGCATTCGGCATCACCATTGACTTTGACACAGTGAACAAGACGCCTCACACGGCCACACTGAGGGACCGTGATTCAATGAGGCAGATCAGGGCTGAG GTTAACAAGTTGCCGGTTATTGTTCGCGATTTGGCCAACGGCACCCTGACCTGGGCAGAAGTGGAAAGCGAGTATCCCATCTTTGAAGGACAGGAGACGAGTAAAAAGGAGACAATTGAGGAGTAG